A portion of the Bdellovibrio bacteriovorus genome contains these proteins:
- a CDS encoding adenine phosphoribosyltransferase, translating into MNLKSLIRDVPNFPKEGILFRDMSPLLQNPEALDFVSKNLVKNVDLAKIDYFAGIESRGFILAAHMAATHKKGFLPIRKAGKLPPPTQRVSYALEYGSAEIELPLGKGNVMIVDDVLATGGTLKAAIDVSHAAGYNVEAVAVLVNLTFLNQMKFKNAEVMSLVQY; encoded by the coding sequence ATGAACTTAAAAAGCCTCATCCGCGACGTACCCAACTTCCCTAAAGAAGGAATTTTATTTCGCGACATGTCTCCACTTTTGCAGAACCCAGAAGCTCTGGATTTTGTGTCAAAAAATCTGGTGAAAAATGTCGACCTGGCAAAGATCGATTATTTTGCCGGCATTGAGTCACGTGGATTTATTTTGGCGGCGCACATGGCGGCGACCCATAAAAAAGGTTTTCTGCCGATTCGTAAAGCGGGTAAATTGCCGCCACCCACGCAAAGAGTTTCTTATGCCTTGGAATATGGCAGTGCTGAAATCGAGCTGCCACTTGGAAAAGGCAACGTCATGATTGTCGACGATGTTTTAGCAACCGGTGGTACTTTGAAGGCGGCCATCGATGTGAGTCATGCAGCTGGTTATAATGTTGAAGCCGTGGCCGTCTTGGTGAATCTTACTTTCTTAAACCAAATGAAATTCAAAAATGCAGAGGTGATGTCCCTTGTTCAATATTAA
- a CDS encoding 5'-methylthioadenosine/S-adenosylhomocysteine nucleosidase family protein — protein sequence MALPGESQGLFEGANVPVIYTGIGKVNAAFVAMEAIQKTQCKVMINLGTAGSSKFKTHELVEVSTFVQRDMDISPLGFKVGETPFDPIPGAIELIPYFPELPKGICGTGDSFETGVPKVACDLVDMEGYALAKVCRKMGVQLISLKYITDGADHNAHNDWQENLIYGSKKLFEYYGRMITK from the coding sequence ATGGCTTTGCCTGGGGAATCTCAAGGTCTTTTTGAAGGCGCCAACGTTCCCGTCATTTATACGGGCATCGGCAAAGTCAATGCGGCCTTTGTGGCGATGGAGGCCATTCAAAAAACGCAGTGTAAGGTCATGATCAATTTAGGAACGGCCGGAAGCTCAAAATTTAAAACCCATGAGTTGGTGGAAGTAAGTACTTTCGTACAAAGAGATATGGATATTTCTCCTTTGGGTTTTAAAGTGGGAGAGACTCCTTTTGATCCAATTCCGGGCGCTATAGAATTGATTCCGTATTTTCCCGAACTGCCCAAGGGGATTTGTGGTACCGGGGATAGTTTTGAAACAGGGGTCCCAAAAGTCGCCTGTGACTTGGTTGATATGGAGGGATATGCGCTGGCTAAAGTGTGTCGCAAAATGGGCGTGCAGCTGATATCGCTTAAATATATTACCGATGGCGCGGATCATAACGCCCATAATGACTGGCAGGAAAATTTAATTTATGGCTCTAAAAAGCTTTTTGAATACTATGGCCGGATGATAACCAAATAA
- the hpf gene encoding ribosome hibernation-promoting factor, HPF/YfiA family, whose product MKINYTFKHLDHSESLQNYTEERMGEVGRFLLKEGYGSVYFSKQKNEFCVELSVNTRQKYFKATGFASDPYAAVDAAAEKLEKQFLKVNKQFKSHKKPEQTKEARTEHVMRWKKAA is encoded by the coding sequence ATGAAGATCAACTATACCTTCAAGCACTTAGACCATTCAGAATCTCTGCAGAACTATACGGAAGAACGTATGGGTGAGGTCGGGCGCTTTTTACTGAAGGAAGGTTACGGCAGCGTTTATTTCTCGAAGCAAAAAAATGAATTTTGCGTAGAGTTGTCGGTGAATACTCGCCAGAAATATTTCAAGGCGACGGGCTTTGCGTCGGACCCTTATGCGGCGGTGGATGCTGCGGCCGAGAAGCTAGAAAAACAGTTTTTAAAGGTGAATAAACAGTTTAAGAGCCATAAAAAACCAGAGCAGACCAAAGAGGCTCGTACCGAGCATGTGATGCGTTGGAAAAAGGCGGCTTAA